A single window of Selenomonas sputigena DNA harbors:
- a CDS encoding DNA cytosine methyltransferase, translating to MELIVDNFAGGGGASTGIELATGRNVDIAINHDPAAIAMHRANHPASKHYCENVWDVDPVEACGGRPVGLAWFSPDCKHFSKAKGGKPVEKAIRGLAWVAIRWAKLVRPRIIILENVEEFTTWGPLVDNRPDPSRKGQTFRRFVHALKRYGYQVDWRELRACDYGAPTIRKRFFLIARCDGRAIRWPEPTHGDPSTLFVTGGALRPWRTAAEIIDWSIPCPSIFTRKRPLCGNTMRRIARGLKKFVLDNPEPYIVDKRLAPLLIQYHGEQSGKEVRGQAIDRPLMTADASNRYGLVTAFISKYFAGGYQSAGADVTVPLPTVTSIDHNALVEAFLVKYYGQGEGQSLTDPLHTITAKDHFGLVVVRGEMYQIVDIGMRMLTPRELFNAQGFPPDYIIDRDADGKSYPKSAQVARCGNAVPPPFAEALVRANLPEMCNKSECVSA from the coding sequence ATGGAGCTGATCGTAGATAATTTTGCTGGAGGTGGTGGTGCGTCGACAGGTATTGAGCTTGCGACGGGGCGGAACGTCGATATTGCCATCAACCACGACCCTGCCGCGATCGCAATGCACAGAGCCAATCATCCTGCGTCAAAACATTACTGTGAGAATGTCTGGGATGTTGATCCGGTCGAGGCGTGCGGTGGCCGTCCTGTAGGATTGGCGTGGTTCTCGCCGGACTGCAAGCACTTTAGTAAGGCGAAGGGCGGCAAGCCTGTCGAGAAAGCCATCCGGGGGCTTGCGTGGGTGGCAATCCGATGGGCGAAATTGGTGCGGCCGCGCATCATCATCCTGGAAAACGTCGAGGAGTTTACGACATGGGGCCCGCTCGTTGATAATCGCCCTGACCCATCGCGCAAGGGGCAGACGTTTCGGCGGTTTGTCCATGCGCTCAAACGATACGGGTATCAGGTGGACTGGCGGGAGCTTAGAGCTTGCGACTATGGAGCGCCGACGATACGCAAGAGGTTTTTCCTTATTGCTCGATGCGATGGGCGGGCGATAAGATGGCCGGAGCCGACGCATGGGGATCCGTCTACACTGTTTGTGACGGGCGGGGCATTACGGCCATGGCGGACGGCGGCGGAAATCATTGACTGGTCTATCCCGTGCCCGAGTATCTTTACCCGCAAAAGGCCGCTTTGTGGCAACACGATGAGGCGCATTGCACGCGGGCTAAAAAAGTTTGTCCTCGACAATCCAGAACCGTACATCGTGGACAAGAGGCTGGCACCGCTGCTCATACAATATCACGGCGAGCAATCAGGCAAGGAGGTGCGAGGGCAGGCGATTGACCGTCCGCTTATGACGGCAGATGCGTCCAATCGTTACGGGCTGGTGACGGCATTTATCAGCAAGTATTTTGCAGGAGGCTACCAAAGCGCCGGGGCTGATGTAACGGTGCCTCTGCCGACAGTGACCAGCATAGATCATAATGCGCTTGTTGAGGCATTCTTGGTCAAATATTACGGTCAAGGCGAAGGGCAGTCTCTTACAGATCCGCTGCATACAATCACTGCAAAAGACCATTTCGGACTTGTCGTTGTGCGCGGAGAGATGTATCAGATCGTGGATATCGGTATGCGGATGCTCACGCCGCGCGAGTTATTTAATGCGCAGGGATTTCCGCCGGACTACATCATCGACCGCGATGCAGATGGCAAGAGTTATCCAAAATCGGCGCAAGTCGCAAGGTGCGGCAATGCAGTCCCGCCGCCCTTTGCCGAGGCGCTTGTACGAGCTAATCTGCCGGAGATGTGCAATAAGAGCGAGTGCGTGAGTGCATAG